GCCGAGCGCCGCGAGCGCGTGCACATCGATACCTTGGTCGCCCGCATGGCAGCAACCATCTGGGCCGTGCACGGGTTGCCCGGCACCTTTGTCGAGCCCGCTGACCTGCGCGGCGCACTCGATCGGGGCGCTGAATCCAGTACGGCGCCCGCGTCTGCCGATGACCTTTTCTACGATCCCTTCATCGACGGTGCTGGCGCGGATACACCTTTGATACCCTTGAAAGTGATTTTCTGGGGGCAGGAAGAGGCGAACCTGCCCAACTCGCTTGCAGTCCGCAGCACCGACCCGGAACCGGGCCTTGGGCATCTTGCCCGCTCACTGCAGCTTATTACGCGGAGTTTTGCCGCGACCGCCTACGAGATTTCTAAAGGATAGAAATAAATGCAATTACTGGAAGGCGCTACCCGCAACTACTCGTGGGGTTCGCGCACCCTCATCCCTGAGCTGCGGGGCGAAGAAGCCGCAGAAAAGCCGGTGGCTGAACTCTGGTTTGGCGCCCACCCAGGCGATCCCTCCACGGTGGATGGCCAGCTTCTCAATGAGGTTATTGCGGCGGATCCAGAAGGCCAGTTGGGCGCTCGAGTCTATAAAGAATACGGCGAGAACCTGCCGTTCCTGTTGAAGATCCTCGCCGCCGAAGATCCGCTGTCTTTGCAGGCCCACCCGTCTAAGGAGCAGGCCGAGGAGGGTTTCGCCCGCGAAAACGAGGCGGGCATTGCCCTGCAGGCTGCAAACCGCAATTACAAGGACGATAACCACAAGCCGGAACTTATCGTGGCGCTGTCGGATTTCTACGCCATGGCGGGTTTCCGTCCCCTGGCACAAACCCGCGAGCTCTTTGCCGCCTTGGAATGCCCGGAGCTTGAGCGCTACCTGGCCATGCTTGACGATGACCCCGCGGAATCCTCCGAGTCCGCCAACCTCCGGGTGCTTTTCACCACGTGGATTACGATCCCTTCGGCCAAGCGCAAGGAGCTCATTAAGGCCATCGTTGCCGCCGGCGAGCGCCTGATTGCCGTCGATCCCAAGGATTGGAAGGCGCGGGTCATGGCTACGGTGGTGGACCTTAATGACCGCTATCCTGGCGATATCGGTGTGCTTGGTGCGCTCTTGCTCAACCACATCGAGCTTGCCCCGGGCGAGGCCGTCTACCTTGACGCCGGGCAACTCCACGCGTATGTCTCCGGGCTGGGCGTAGAAATCATGGCCAATTCCGATAACGTTTTGCGCGGCGGGTTGACCCCGAAATTCGTGGATGTGCCGGAGCTGGTCAAGGTCTTGACCTACGCGGCCGCCACTGAGCCGCGGGTGCAGCAAAAGGATAAGCAGCACCAGGATAACGTCCACGGCGCCGCGGCATGGTCCTATCCGGTGCCCATCGATGAATTCCTGCTCGACCGCGCCGAGCTCGGGCCGGATTCTTCCGTCGACCTCGACTATGACGGCCCCACCATCGCCTTGTGCACCGGTGGGTCCCTCAACCTGCGCAATGCTGCGGGCGAGGAATTGATCCTTTCCCCGGGCCAGGCCGCATGGCTGCCGGCCTCCGACGGCATGGTTACCGCCCAGGCTCACGCTGTAGAAAAGGAAAATCCTGAGGGCAGCACGGCGCAATTATTCGTCGCCCGAGTCTAAGCGGCCTCACAACTATGCCCCCTTGCTGGAAAATCCCAGCAAGGGGGCATTTTTAGGCGCTAGCCGCGGTGAAAAGTTAGCGCGCAGCAGAAGAACTGGCGGCTGAGCTTCCCGTTGCCGGGAGATCCGTGGGTTCTTGGTTTCCTGGCTGCTGCGTAGGAACAAGCTTCTCGGTTGCCTGCGGCTCGGCGTGGGACTTATTTTTCGTCTGCTGTGTACCAGAAGGCGCGCCCGCTCCTGCACCGTGTCCCTCTGTAGTGGCATCGGGAGCCGACGGGGTGCGCTGCGTGCTCGACTCGGGACGAGGCTTGTGCGGAGCCTGCGTCGCTGGCGGCGCCGGGATACCGGATTCGGCGGGCTCCTCCGGCTTACCAGGCTTGCCGGGCTCGCCACCTTGATCAGGCTTCTCTTCGCCCGGGGCAGGGGATGGAGCCGGTGAGCTCGGTGCCTGGGACGACGGTGCTAGGTTATCCGGCTTGCTGGGGTTATCTGGGACCGCCTGCATGGTGCCGGTGCCTGTGCCGTTACCATTTTGCGGCACCTGCCCGCCCTGGTTAGACGGGGCATTATTAACGGAAGTTCCTGGCGAGTACACATTTTCGGGGCGGTACACCTTGGTAGGGCGGGTGGCCGCGTGGGGATGCGTGACGGCATTCGGCGCCAAGTATGGGTCCGTTGATTCAGGGTGCTGGTGGTCTGATTCACCGGCGCCAGAATTGGCCTCTGCGGGGGCAGAGTTTTCCGTCGAAGGCTTCTTATGCGTCGACGATGTCGTCGATTCTTCAGCGGAAGTATTTTTTGGTGCCACGGTAGAGGTAGGGGACTCATTCGCGGCGTTGGAGTAACGGGCGCTCGGCGTGCTCATGCGCCACACGCCCACTCCCACGACGACGGCGGCGATAAGGCCGAGCACGATGAAGACGTACACGCGACGTGAATCTGGTTTCATCGTGCCCTCCTTTCTTGGTTGCATAGGGTGGGTAACAAGTTGATAACGAGAGTATCATGTATTGGAATTTCCGCGACAGGCTGCGGATTCCGTGATATGTAAACAACGTGGAGATGAGAAATGGCAGTGCTTATGCAATCCTTTTCATGCCCGATTTTTCTCCGCCGGAAAAGCGTGTATAAATGGCGCTAAACCCGTCGAAGGAGTGAGAGATGAGCAGCTGGGACGAAGAGATTTTTAGCACCGATCTCAACGTGGATTTTCTAGATGAATTAGCAAACCTCGATGAAGAAGGGGTAATCCGCGCAGTACAGGATGCCTGCGAGGTGGCCCGCAGCAAGGACGATATAACCGAAGAGGAACAACTCAACGCCCACGCCGCGGCCACGATCGCCGCCATTTGGGCGGGTGCGCCGTTCAGTGCCAGCGAAACCGTTGAGGACTACCCCTATATTAGGGACTTGGTGGGAACCGTTGACGATACCTTGACCGAAAATGCCCTCGAGATCTTGGACACCGTCGAAGAAGACTACGACGTGGAACCTTTTATCGAGGCACTTTCTTAAAAACCATGTCCTTCGGTGCCAAAGGCGCCGCCACAGAGCAGAAAGGATTCTGCGTATCTCACCATGCTCATAAGCATTGAAGGCATTGACGGCGCCGGAAAAAATACGCTTGCGACCGCAGTGCGAAGCGCCCTCGAAGTCCCGGTAAGGACCATAGCCTTTCCGCGCTATGAGACCTCCATCCACGCGCAGCTCGCGCGCGAGGCGCTGTACGGAAAGATGGGCGATCTCACGGATTCGGCCTACGGTATGGCCACGCTCTTCGCCCTCGACCGCTTTGGGATAAAAGAGGAATTGCGGGCGGCGAAGGAAACCCGCGAGATAGTCATCTTGGATCGCTATGTGGCCTCCAATGCTGCCTATTCCGCGGCCCGGTTGCGCGACGATAGCCTCTTCCAGTGGGTCTACGACCTAGAATTTGGTACCTTGGGCCTGCCGAAAGCGGACCTGCAGGTGTATGTGGATACGGCGGTGGAGGTGGCATCGGCAAGAGCGCAGTCCCGGGCCGCCACCGATTCCACCCGCGAGCGCGACCACTATGAACGCGATGGGGGATTACAGGAGCGCACCGCCGCCGCCTACCGGCGCTTGGTCGAATCCGGTTGGGGTGGGCGCTGGATCGCCACCGCCGATGCGGATACTATTACGGCAGCAATTAATGACCTTGTAGGAGATTAAAACGTGGCGCCAACGATTTTGGTCGTGGATGATGATCCAGCGATCTCGGAAATGCTGACCATTGTCCTTGAATCTGAGGGACTAAACCCCGTCCCCGTCATGGATGGCAACGATGCCGTTCCTGCCTTCCGCGAGCACGAACCGGATCTCATCCTTTTGGATCTTATGCTGCCGGGCATGAACGGTGTGGATATTTGCCGCACCATCCGGCGCGAATCCGCGGTGCCCATCGTCATGCTGACCGCCAAGACCGATACCGTGGACGTGGTCTTGGGCCTTGAATCCGGCGCGGATGATTACATCACCAAGCCCTTTAAGCCGAAGGAGCTCATCGCCCGCATTCGGGCGCGCCTGCGCCGCACCGATTCCGCGGAACCGGAAATCCTTGAGGTCGCCGACCTGATCATCGACGTGCCGGAACATACGGTGCGCCGTACCGATGGCACCGAATTGAACCTGACCCCGCTGGAGTTCGATCTCCTGCTGGAAATGGCGCGCCACCCAGGCCAGGTGCATACTCGCGAGTCACTCCTGGAGTCCGTCTGGGGCTACCGCAATGCCTCCGATACTCGTTTGGTGAACGTGCACGTGCAGCGCCTGCGCGCCAAGATCGAGCACGATCGGAAGATCCGCAGATCGTGCTGACGGTGCGCGGCGTGGGGTATAAGACCGGCAAAGCCGGTGCCGGGGAGTAAGGAAACATCAGAATTCTGGACCGCGTGCGGCGCATTCGTGACGCCATAGTAGATACGCTGCGCACCTCATTGCAGGCGCGCGTTATCGGCATGATTGTGGTCGCCTCCTCGGTGGTCATGATCATCTTGGCCTACGCCTTGGTCTCCGTGCTGACCCAGCGGTTGGTATCCCAAAAAGAAGACGTGGCGCTGCAGGAACTCGAACGCGCCCGCACGGCGGTGGAACAGCAAATCGATGCCACCAGCTCGGCCAACTCGGTGCAGGTGCGCATCAACTCCGCCCGCGCTTCTTTGGATCAACTCTCTGCGCAACAAGGCGATGCGCAGGCCGTATATGAACCCGTCATCGTGGTGGAAAACCAAGATGGATCCATCACCACCTCGCCGGAGGATTTCCCGGTGCCGGAACAAATGCGGCAGATGGTGGGCCAGGACCAGATTGCGCAGCAGTATTATCCGGTCCCGCGCGGCAATGGCGATTACTATAACGCGCTCATGGTGGGCACGCCCACCGATGCCGAGATTCCGAATCTGCAGGTCTACCTGGCCCTGTCCATGGAATCGGAAGAGTCCACGATGGCGCTGATGCGCGGCCTGCTCTCTGCCGCCGGCGTGGTGGTCGTGGTCTTACTGGTGGGCATTGCCTGGTTGGCTACCCAGCAGGTCATCACCCCGATTAAGTCCGCGTCCCGCATTGCCCAGCGCCTGGCCGCCGGCCATCTCAAGGAGCGCATGGCCGTGGACCGGGACGATGAGATGGGCCGACTTGCCGCCTCCTTTAATAATATGGCGGATAAATTGTCCTCCCAGATTGCGCAGCTGGAGGAATACGGCGATTTGCAGCGGCAATTCACTTCCGATGTCTCGCACGAGCTGCGCACCCCCATTACCACCGTGCGCATGGCCGCAGACCTCATCGAATCCGAGGCCGATAGCCTGCCCGCGGGCGCGCAGCGCGCCTCCAAGCTCATGTCCAGGGAGCTGGACCGCTTCGAGGAGCTGCTCGCGGATCTGCTCGAGATTTCCCGACACGATGCCGGCGTGGCGGACCTGTCCACCACGGCCATTGACCTGCGATCCTGCGTGGATGCCGCCTACCGCCAGGTTGAGCACCTAGCCCAAAAGCTCGACGTGGAGGTGGTCCGCAATATGCCAGACGAGCGGATCACCATCCAGGCCGATTCCCGGCGCATCGAGCGCATTTTGCGCAACCTCTTGGCCAATGCCATCGACCACTCTGAGGGCAAACCCGTGGTCATCGATATCGCCACCACGGAGAAGGCCGTGGGCGTGGCGGTCACGGACCACGGCGTGGGCCTGAAACCCGGGCAAGAAGAGCTGGTATTCAACCGTTTCTGGCGCGCGGA
The window above is part of the Corynebacterium accolens genome. Proteins encoded here:
- the mtrB gene encoding MtrAB system histidine kinase MtrB, which produces MIVVASSVVMIILAYALVSVLTQRLVSQKEDVALQELERARTAVEQQIDATSSANSVQVRINSARASLDQLSAQQGDAQAVYEPVIVVENQDGSITTSPEDFPVPEQMRQMVGQDQIAQQYYPVPRGNGDYYNALMVGTPTDAEIPNLQVYLALSMESEESTMALMRGLLSAAGVVVVVLLVGIAWLATQQVITPIKSASRIAQRLAAGHLKERMAVDRDDEMGRLAASFNNMADKLSSQIAQLEEYGDLQRQFTSDVSHELRTPITTVRMAADLIESEADSLPAGAQRASKLMSRELDRFEELLADLLEISRHDAGVADLSTTAIDLRSCVDAAYRQVEHLAQKLDVEVVRNMPDERITIQADSRRIERILRNLLANAIDHSEGKPVVIDIATTEKAVGVAVTDHGVGLKPGQEELVFNRFWRADSSRKRHSGGTGLGLAIAREDAVLHGGTLDAFGVFGYGSRFRLIIPREPNTEIGEEPISREIPGAPGTGSDAAREGHDALADAPALADPATAGPATAAAGEKGAAADFAADAAHEPDTADVREADAGEAAAGAAEDEGEGGAGGASPSSSSVVGRGIGIDDDSAEVAEADGDGILWPSERNRGAASPERRSYKAPDFKGDK
- the manA gene encoding mannose-6-phosphate isomerase, class I, which produces MQLLEGATRNYSWGSRTLIPELRGEEAAEKPVAELWFGAHPGDPSTVDGQLLNEVIAADPEGQLGARVYKEYGENLPFLLKILAAEDPLSLQAHPSKEQAEEGFARENEAGIALQAANRNYKDDNHKPELIVALSDFYAMAGFRPLAQTRELFAALECPELERYLAMLDDDPAESSESANLRVLFTTWITIPSAKRKELIKAIVAAGERLIAVDPKDWKARVMATVVDLNDRYPGDIGVLGALLLNHIELAPGEAVYLDAGQLHAYVSGLGVEIMANSDNVLRGGLTPKFVDVPELVKVLTYAAATEPRVQQKDKQHQDNVHGAAAWSYPVPIDEFLLDRAELGPDSSVDLDYDGPTIALCTGGSLNLRNAAGEELILSPGQAAWLPASDGMVTAQAHAVEKENPEGSTAQLFVARV
- a CDS encoding DUF4259 domain-containing protein encodes the protein MSSWDEEIFSTDLNVDFLDELANLDEEGVIRAVQDACEVARSKDDITEEEQLNAHAAATIAAIWAGAPFSASETVEDYPYIRDLVGTVDDTLTENALEILDTVEEDYDVEPFIEALS
- a CDS encoding dTMP kinase, with translation MLISIEGIDGAGKNTLATAVRSALEVPVRTIAFPRYETSIHAQLAREALYGKMGDLTDSAYGMATLFALDRFGIKEELRAAKETREIVILDRYVASNAAYSAARLRDDSLFQWVYDLEFGTLGLPKADLQVYVDTAVEVASARAQSRAATDSTRERDHYERDGGLQERTAAAYRRLVESGWGGRWIATADADTITAAINDLVGD